In Nocardioides faecalis, the following proteins share a genomic window:
- a CDS encoding AMP-binding protein, which yields MGTIVTGVKDAGTSLRILAESGIVRPYSPVVLAGLVKALKQWSTTPAGGFKTIALRAPDRTAIIDEHGSITYGELHERSNALAHGLRERGVRPGDGVALMCRNHRGFIEASIAISKLGADVLYLNTAFAGPQLADVLEREQPRVVVHDEEFTKLLSDAPIEHRVLAWTDGEPSEDSLEGIVAAQVAAGRTEDLRPPGHRGRTVILTSGTTGTPKGAPRPQGGIPAAISILSRMPLRSGWKCYIAAPLFHTWGFAHYQLMMMLGTTVVLRRKFDPEGALRLLNEERCDSFAVIPVMLQRILALDEKVLDAYPLPELKAVASSGSALPGDLPTRWMDRYGDNLYSVYGSTEIAWASIASPADLREAPGTAGRLPHKTVIRILDPDGNDVPTGESGRIFVGNDLQIESYTGGGGKEVVDGLMASGDVGRMDAEGRLFVEGRDDEMIVSGGENVFPKEVEDCLASHESVDEVAAIGVDDDDFGQRLLAFVVPVPGTDGSEELAEQLKGHVKEKLARYKVPREIVFLDELPRNATGKVLKRELPATEPAE from the coding sequence ATGGGGACCATCGTCACTGGGGTGAAGGACGCTGGGACCAGTCTGCGGATCCTGGCCGAGTCGGGCATCGTGCGCCCGTACTCGCCGGTGGTGCTCGCGGGCCTGGTCAAGGCGCTGAAGCAGTGGAGCACCACGCCCGCCGGCGGCTTCAAGACGATCGCGCTGCGTGCTCCCGACCGCACCGCGATCATCGACGAGCACGGCTCGATCACCTACGGCGAGCTCCACGAGCGCAGCAACGCGCTGGCGCACGGGCTGCGCGAGAGGGGGGTGCGCCCCGGCGACGGGGTGGCGCTGATGTGCCGCAACCACCGCGGCTTCATCGAGGCCTCGATCGCGATCAGCAAGCTCGGCGCCGACGTCCTCTACCTCAACACCGCCTTCGCCGGCCCGCAGCTGGCCGACGTGCTGGAGCGCGAGCAGCCGCGGGTGGTGGTGCACGACGAGGAGTTCACCAAGCTGCTCTCGGACGCCCCCATCGAGCACCGGGTGCTGGCGTGGACCGACGGTGAGCCGAGCGAGGACAGCCTCGAGGGCATCGTCGCCGCGCAGGTCGCGGCCGGCCGCACCGAGGACCTCCGCCCGCCGGGCCACCGCGGCCGCACGGTCATCCTGACCTCCGGCACCACCGGCACCCCCAAGGGCGCCCCCCGCCCGCAGGGCGGGATCCCGGCGGCGATCTCCATCCTGTCCCGGATGCCGCTGCGCAGCGGCTGGAAGTGCTACATCGCGGCGCCGCTGTTCCACACCTGGGGTTTCGCGCACTACCAGCTGATGATGATGCTCGGCACCACCGTCGTGCTGCGCCGCAAGTTCGACCCCGAGGGGGCGCTGCGGCTGCTGAACGAGGAGCGCTGCGACTCCTTCGCGGTGATCCCGGTGATGCTGCAGCGGATCCTGGCGCTGGACGAGAAGGTCCTCGACGCCTACCCGCTCCCCGAGCTGAAGGCGGTCGCCTCGTCCGGTTCCGCCCTTCCCGGCGACCTGCCGACGCGGTGGATGGACCGGTACGGCGACAACCTGTACTCCGTCTACGGCTCCACCGAGATCGCGTGGGCCTCGATCGCCTCGCCCGCCGACCTGCGGGAGGCACCGGGCACCGCCGGGCGGCTGCCGCACAAGACCGTGATCCGGATCCTCGACCCCGACGGCAACGACGTGCCGACGGGGGAGTCGGGGCGGATCTTCGTCGGCAACGACCTGCAGATCGAGAGCTACACCGGCGGCGGCGGCAAGGAGGTCGTCGACGGGTTGATGGCCTCCGGAGACGTCGGCCGCATGGACGCCGAGGGCCGCCTCTTCGTCGAGGGCCGCGACGACGAGATGATCGTCTCCGGCGGCGAGAACGTCTTCCCCAAGGAGGTCGAGGACTGTCTCGCCTCCCACGAGAGCGTGGACGAGGTCGCGGCGATCGGCGTCGACGACGACGACTTCGGCCAGCGGCTGCTGGCGTTCGTGGTGCCGGTACCCGGGACCGACGGCTCCGAGGAGCTGGCCGAGCAGCTCAAGGGTCACGTCAAGGAGAAGCTGGCCCGTTACAAGGTGCCCCGCGAGATCGTCTTCCTCGACGAGCTGCCCCGCAACGCGACGGGGAAGGTGCTCAAGCGGGAGTTGCCTGCCACCGAGCCGGCCGAGTGA
- a CDS encoding peroxiredoxin: MATTPGAPGTAAGIPLGGLAPDFTLRDQFGQDVTLSSYRGHKAVALVFYPFAFSGVCTGEMSFIRNHLDDFLTFGTEVLALSCDPVYALRAFSDTDGLNFGLLSDFWPHGEVARAYGVFDEVAGCPERSSYVVDRDGRLVWSVHQRKSEARDLTALLTALHEA, from the coding sequence GTGGCCACGACCCCAGGGGCTCCGGGCACCGCGGCCGGGATCCCCCTGGGTGGCCTCGCCCCCGACTTCACGCTGCGCGACCAGTTCGGCCAGGACGTCACGCTGTCGTCGTACCGGGGGCACAAGGCGGTGGCGCTGGTGTTCTACCCGTTCGCGTTCAGCGGCGTGTGCACCGGCGAGATGAGCTTCATCCGCAACCACCTCGACGACTTCCTCACCTTCGGCACCGAGGTGCTGGCGCTGTCGTGCGACCCGGTCTACGCGCTGCGGGCGTTCAGCGACACCGACGGGCTCAACTTCGGGCTGCTCAGCGACTTCTGGCCGCACGGCGAGGTCGCCCGCGCGTACGGCGTGTTCGACGAGGTCGCCGGCTGTCCCGAGCGCTCCTCCTACGTGGTGGACCGCGACGGGCGGCTGGTGTGGTCGGTGCACCAGCGCAAGTCGGAGGCCCGGGACCTCACCGCGCTGCTCACCGCGCTGCACGAGGCCTAG
- a CDS encoding tyrosine-type recombinase/integrase — MTEARALRALFPSWILAMEAVNKSPRTVEGDTASLELFARWLEDNDHPVDPDEITARLLRTWIVELVDTRSASTDRTRWNGLRSFFAWAAEEHERARELLVVGKGNRERIVVFVARTARAFDRYLRMRARSKYAEGPWLWISGKDGKALTTNAVQQMMKRRGAAAGVPELHTHMFRHGFADAWLASGGNEGDLMELAGWRSRQMLARYGAGNRARRAREAYQGRSPMDNLG; from the coding sequence ATGACCGAAGCCCGCGCACTCCGCGCACTCTTCCCCTCCTGGATCCTCGCCATGGAGGCCGTCAACAAGAGCCCCCGCACCGTCGAGGGCGACACCGCGTCCCTCGAGCTCTTCGCCCGCTGGCTCGAGGACAACGACCACCCCGTCGACCCCGACGAGATCACCGCCCGGCTGCTGCGCACCTGGATCGTCGAGCTTGTCGACACCAGGTCGGCCTCCACCGACCGCACCCGGTGGAACGGACTCCGATCGTTCTTCGCCTGGGCGGCCGAGGAGCATGAGCGGGCCCGCGAACTGCTCGTGGTCGGGAAGGGCAACCGGGAGCGGATCGTGGTGTTCGTGGCGCGCACCGCGCGGGCGTTCGACCGATACCTGCGGATGCGGGCCCGGTCGAAGTACGCCGAGGGTCCATGGCTGTGGATCTCCGGGAAGGACGGGAAGGCGCTGACGACGAACGCGGTGCAGCAGATGATGAAGCGCCGCGGCGCGGCCGCCGGGGTGCCGGAGCTGCACACCCACATGTTCCGGCACGGCTTCGCCGACGCCTGGCTGGCCTCAGGCGGCAACGAGGGGGACCTGATGGAGCTGGCGGGGTGGCGCTCGCGGCAGATGCTGGCGCGGTACGGCGCGGGGAACCGTGCGCGGCGTGCTCGGGAGGCCTATCAGGGGCGGTCGCCGATGGACAACCTCGGATGA
- a CDS encoding transposase, whose product MHGHRGHKGDPLYGARRTLHTGAGLLTDKQTARLAALFAVDAHVEVEATWGIYQQMIAAYRDEDRGRGRAQMVKLIEAVSAGVPKALSEVVTLGRTLKKRADDVLAYFDRPGTSNGPTEAINGRLEHLRGSALGFRNLTNYIARSLLETGGFRPRLHPGFG is encoded by the coding sequence ATCCACGGCCACCGCGGACACAAGGGCGACCCGCTCTACGGGGCCCGGCGCACCCTGCACACCGGCGCCGGGCTGCTCACCGACAAGCAGACCGCCCGACTCGCCGCGCTCTTCGCCGTCGATGCGCATGTTGAGGTCGAGGCAACCTGGGGCATCTACCAGCAGATGATCGCCGCCTACCGCGACGAGGACCGCGGCCGTGGCCGGGCACAGATGGTCAAGCTCATCGAGGCGGTCAGCGCAGGCGTCCCCAAGGCCCTCAGCGAGGTCGTCACCCTCGGTCGGACGCTGAAGAAGCGTGCCGACGACGTGCTGGCCTACTTCGACCGACCGGGCACCAGCAACGGGCCAACGGAGGCGATCAACGGCAGGCTCGAGCACCTCCGCGGATCCGCGCTCGGGTTCCGCAACCTCACCAACTACATCGCCAGGAGCCTGCTGGAGACCGGTGGCTTCAGGCCGCGCCTACACCCTGGATTCGGATGA